The genomic region ATTTCTATACAACGGCTGATAGTAAAAAGTATTGGTGAGCATAAAATTGCGGGATGAAGAGGTGTAGGAAAAACTAATATAGGTACTATTTCTATGATTATAGCTTTTACTTCTTAGTGTATCATTATATTCCACTTCGTACATATAGCTATTGCCTAAATGTCCAGTAAAGTTTTTACGGTCAATCCAATTAAAGCGTACACCAGCACCAATAAGATTTCTTTGTCGCACCACCAGTAGTTGGTTGTATTGTCCCTGTAGGAAAGCTTCCAATTTTATAAGTTTATCAATACTATAGTTAAACCTTCCATGTAGAAACCAGGAGTTTTGTAAGTTTCCTTCATCGGCATCAACGAGATTATAATTCCCTAGCAGGAGGTAGGTTTTCTTAAGGTCTTTGGACCGAATTTGGGTAGTGATAGTTGCCTGAATCTGATTCACTGTAACACCATCATTATTAGAGTGATCAAAACCAAAATCGGCATTAAGCACAAATTGAGTGGAATCAGACTGGATACGTTGAGTTTCTATATTAACCAGTTGGGCACTTAATAGCCAGGGTAGAAATAAGCAAATTAATAATAAGGTTTTAGGCATATCAAATGTTCAGAGCGCAAATATAATAGCTTTCGTGAATTAGCAACGGTAATCACTGCTGATTACAATACCCTATAAATTTTGAGAGTGTAATTTATTTAAGTAAAATAGTTAGTAGTAAAAAACTATTTTAGGTGTTCTGTAAAATGAATGAAGGGATTGCGGGGGAGCCTCCCATGCTTTAAGTTCTCTAATTCTCCTGAAATTATGATTTTATAAAAATTATAGCGGTTTTTTTAGAAAGTGAGATTTTGTCGCTATCGAATGCCTAGTTACCTGAGTTCGATATAAAAGTTTTTGCAGGCATTTTGGATCATTGATTGAATTTTCAAGGAAAATTTGTATCGAAATGCTACCAAAATGGAAACTTCGATACAAAATCTTTTGCCAAGATTTCACTCAGTCTCCGAAATTTTCTTAGATCAAACTAAGGGTTAGTAAATAAATTGCTTTGTCTTATTTGAAGATTCTTATATTTGGCTACACAACTTTTCTTACCAACAAAAAAATTCATGTCTGAAGACCAAAAAAAAGCACTCGAAAAACAATTATGGGCTATA from Zunongwangia profunda SM-A87 harbors:
- a CDS encoding DUF481 domain-containing protein, which gives rise to MPKTLLLICLFLPWLLSAQLVNIETQRIQSDSTQFVLNADFGFDHSNNDGVTVNQIQATITTQIRSKDLKKTYLLLGNYNLVDADEGNLQNSWFLHGRFNYSIDKLIKLEAFLQGQYNQLLVVRQRNLIGAGVRFNWIDRKNFTGHLGNSYMYEVEYNDTLRSKSYNHRNSTYISFSYTSSSRNFMLTNTFYYQPLYRNLDDYRLLEQFRFDFPLNKWLKFFAVYDYYFDNETPLNTKEYTSKLQMGFGISI